The following proteins are co-located in the Vigna unguiculata cultivar IT97K-499-35 chromosome 9, ASM411807v1, whole genome shotgun sequence genome:
- the LOC114164505 gene encoding signal peptidase complex-like protein DTM1 yields the protein MPNDAVLRTCLLWLAAVILAVGIFTHSFKKMMVTYVFGVLGIAAVLLPDWDYFNRDFSRWTYPVTAEERANSPHAQGSGFLRFAHSPLRVIVYSVVYGCAMYKWWEYVSS from the exons ATGCCAAACGACGCCGTTCTCAGAACCTGCCTTCTCTGGCTGGCGGCGGTTATTTTAGCGGTTGGCATATTCACCCACTCCTTCAAGAAGATGATGGTGACCTACGTCTTCGGAGTTCTTGGGATTGCGGCGGTTCTTCTTCCCGATTGGGATTACTTCAACCGTGATTTCTCTCGTTGGACTTACCCTGTAACTGCTGAGGAAAGGGCCAATTCTCCACATGCCCAAGGATCTGGATTTCTAAG GTTTGCTCATTCTCCTCTAAGGGTGATTGTTTATAGTGTGGTTTATGGATGTGCTATGTACAAATGGTGGGAGTATGTATCAAGTTAA
- the LOC114164820 gene encoding probable mitochondrial adenine nucleotide transporter BTL3, translated as MTMQAGDLCQQQNTHSPLNFFTSISDFGSFTGGLFLEPKVPDSFLRSVSFKIHAAASSQSNTHRQRRRVPAGCFLSVSLPTAKLVTEPKLPNGEHVSNQDTASNGVVRQRKVKVRGGNAVNTTKHLWAGAIAAMVSRTCVAPLERLKLEYIVRGEKRNIFELISKIAASQGLRGFWKGNLVNILRTAPFKAVNFCAYDTYRKQLLRFSGNEETTNFERFIAGAAAGITATIICLPLDTIRTKLVAPGGEALGGVIGAFQYMIRTEGFFSLYKGLVPSIISMAPSGAVFYGVYDILKSAYLHSPEGKKRIQNMHKEGQELSAFDQLELGPVRTLLNGAIAGACAEAATYPFEVVRRRLQLQVQATKLSSFATFVKIVEQGGIPALYAGLVPSLLQVLPSASISFFVYEFMKIVLKVE; from the exons ATGACAATGCAGGCAGGGGATCTCTGCCAGCAACAAAATACACATTCTCCCCTTAATTTCTTCACTTCAATTTCTGATTTTGGTTCCTTCACCGGAGGGTTGTTTCTCGAGCCCAAAGTTCCCGATTCCTTTCTTCGTTCCGTTTCCTTCAAGATTCACGCCGCCGCTTCTTCCCAATCCAACACTCACCGCCAACGGAGGAGGGTTCCGGCCGGCTGCTTTTTGTCAGTGAGCTTGCCGACTGCAAAGCTCGTCACCGAACCCAAACTGCCAAATGGCGAACACGTGTCCAACCAGGACACCGCCTCCAACGGTGTTGTTCGGCAAAGAAAGGTTAAGGTGCGAGGAGGCAATGCCGTCAACACCACCAAGCATCTCTGGGCTGGTGCTATTGCCGCTATGGTGTCTAG AACTTGTGTTGCTCCACTTGAAAGACTGAAGTTGGAATACATAGTTCGTGGTGAGAAGAGGAATATATTCGAGCTCATTAGCAAAATTGCAGCTTCTCAAGGGTTGAGAGGCTTTTGGAAAGGGAACCTTGTAAATATTCTGCGAACAGCTCCATTCAAAGCGGTTAATTTTTGTGCCTACGATACTTATAGAAAGCAGTTGCTGAGGTTTTCTGGGAACGAGGAAACTACTAATTTTGAGAGGTTTATTGCTGGTGCTGCTGCTGGGATTACTGCTACCATTATTTGCCTTCCACTAGACACT ATCCGAACCAAGTTGGTTGCACCTGGTGGAGAAGCTTTGGGTGGTGTAATTGGTGCTTTCCAATACATGATTCGAACCGAAGGATTCTTTTCTCTTTACAAGGGTTTAGTACCATCAATTATAAGTATGGCTCCGTCTGGTGCAGTTTTTTATGGTGTATATGATATACTCAAATCAGCTTATCTGCATTCACCGGAAGGAAAGAAGAGAATTCAGAATATGCATAAAGAGGGTCAGGAATTGAGTGCATTTGATCAGCTTGAGTTGGGTCCAGTAAGAACATTGTTGAATGGGGCTATTGCTGGTGCATGTGCAGAAGCTGCTACGTACCCATTTGAAGTGGTGAGGAGGCGACTTCAATTGCAAGTTCAGGCTACTAAATTAAGTTCTTTTGCAACATTTGTCAAAATAGTTGAACAGGGAGGCATTCCAGCTCTCTATGCAGGACTTGTTCCCAGCTTATTGCAG GTACTTCCTTCAGCTTCAATAAGTTTCTTTGTCTATGAGTTCATGAAGATTGTTCTGAAAGTGGAGTAG